One genomic region from Clostridia bacterium encodes:
- a CDS encoding glycosyltransferase family 39 protein, translated as MATVESTNRLEVSRAQQLSFACARVADAIERNPVRTLIAISVIYFAITFIVSGFRLFWFDELITYYIAKVNNVRGIWDALSRGADPNPPLMHILVMWSMRLFGNNQIAARLPAILAEWLGVICLFLFLRKRVPVVYAAAGVFFFIATRAFDYAYESRSYALTLGFAMLSLVLWRSAVEGRHRIIASVGLAITLAAGISSNYFAVLAFFPIAVGELVRNFETRKIELRVWLALAAGGLPMLFYIPLINHAVAQFGPYAWNKPNPDFLFDSYDSMIDLVFYPALALFEAGLVIYIYQRTSEGRVTPPVLPRHELAAVMTQMAYPLIGYAIAVARAGMISPRFVLPMCYGFAIAVAVTGYRLFSRTSVGAMALLFVCFSWALARNAQSASELLEQREAFYNVQNSLPAEGTIVVSDSLLALPLYYYSPPQLSSRIVFPVDFDAIRRYKREDSPEQNLWAGRNIFPIRIQSLKGLARSTPKYVIVATRDNWLLQKLSAEGTPAEPLPIDIGSRHIGGFTPLCHGEAFLFEKGPAFTSDSRHPHIRTRPGHSRALRLNGNGNRTP; from the coding sequence ATGGCCACTGTTGAAAGTACAAACCGGCTTGAGGTCTCCAGGGCACAACAGCTCAGTTTCGCCTGTGCTCGCGTGGCGGACGCGATCGAACGCAATCCCGTACGCACTCTCATTGCGATCTCGGTCATTTATTTTGCAATAACCTTCATCGTCTCCGGGTTCAGGTTGTTCTGGTTCGATGAGCTGATCACCTACTACATCGCGAAGGTGAACAATGTGCGCGGCATCTGGGACGCGCTCTCACGCGGCGCCGACCCGAATCCCCCTCTCATGCACATCCTGGTGATGTGGTCCATGCGCCTGTTTGGCAACAACCAGATTGCCGCGCGGCTGCCCGCGATTCTGGCCGAATGGTTGGGCGTGATCTGCCTCTTCCTGTTTCTGCGTAAGCGGGTGCCCGTGGTATATGCCGCGGCCGGAGTGTTTTTCTTTATCGCGACGCGCGCTTTCGACTACGCATACGAGAGCCGCTCCTATGCGCTGACGCTTGGGTTCGCGATGCTGAGCCTTGTGCTATGGCGATCGGCGGTCGAAGGACGGCATCGGATCATTGCTTCAGTCGGGCTGGCGATCACGCTGGCTGCTGGCATCTCGTCGAACTACTTTGCCGTACTCGCATTTTTCCCTATTGCAGTCGGGGAACTGGTGCGGAATTTCGAAACGCGAAAAATTGAGTTGCGGGTCTGGCTCGCGCTGGCAGCCGGCGGCTTGCCGATGCTGTTCTACATTCCGCTCATCAATCACGCGGTGGCGCAGTTCGGCCCCTACGCCTGGAATAAACCGAATCCGGACTTCCTGTTCGACAGCTACGACTCGATGATTGACCTGGTCTTCTATCCGGCATTGGCGCTGTTTGAGGCCGGACTGGTGATCTATATCTACCAACGCACCAGCGAAGGCCGGGTTACCCCGCCCGTCCTGCCCCGCCACGAGCTGGCGGCCGTCATGACGCAGATGGCATACCCGTTGATCGGTTACGCCATTGCGGTTGCACGCGCGGGCATGATCAGTCCCCGGTTCGTCTTACCTATGTGTTACGGGTTCGCGATTGCCGTGGCTGTAACCGGGTACAGGCTGTTCTCGAGGACCAGCGTGGGCGCGATGGCGTTGTTGTTCGTCTGCTTCAGTTGGGCTCTCGCCCGCAATGCGCAGAGTGCCTCCGAACTGTTGGAGCAGCGCGAGGCCTTTTACAACGTGCAGAACTCGTTGCCGGCCGAAGGCACGATTGTCGTTTCCGATTCTCTGCTGGCGTTGCCGCTGTACTACTATTCGCCGCCGCAGCTTTCCTCACGCATCGTTTTCCCAGTTGATTTCGACGCGATTCGCCGCTACAAGCGGGAGGATTCTCCGGAGCAGAATCTTTGGGCCGGACGAAATATCTTCCCCATCCGAATCCAGTCGCTGAAGGGATTGGCGCGGAGTACGCCGAAGTACGTCATCGTCGCGACGAGGGACAATTGGCTGCTGCAAAAACTGTCAGCGGAGGGAACTCCGGCCGAGCCACTGCCGATCGATATAGGCAGCCGTCACATTGGAGGCTTCACCCCGCTCTGTCACGGGGAGGCTTTCCTGTTTGAAAAGGGCCCCGCTTTCACCTCCGATTCACGGCATCCGCACATACGAACGCGGCCCGGGCACAGCCGAGCGTTGAGACTAAATGGAAACGGTAACCGGACCCCGTGA
- a CDS encoding M48 family metallopeptidase — translation MLDLKFMRSVALGLVLTLGIAPSCSASSQHVRQDASGRLQPDTSNISVSPEEEIKLGRQAMAEVEKQLPILPDSSPVSQYVSRLGQRLAANAPGYKWPYVFKVVNQKDINAFAMPGGPVYVNVGTIQAADESELAGVMAHEISHVVMRHSMRQASKSQWIQIGGALGSAVLGGLLGNGMGGQLAQLGIQLGAGGVIMKYSREAETEADLIGSQIMYDAGFNPYAMVEFFQVLAKQGGGGGPQFLSDHPNPGNRAQTVANVIKKFPKKDFPRNDSAEFASMKRVADGLKPMTGQQIAAQQKQQRGGSIPGGGEAQVMPAGGFKDFDQGTFTISYPSNWEVFGDQQSGVTIAPRAGVAENAIAYGVVISGARPQDRTSLDDATKQIVQTMQQQNPDMKAAGNPQSIRVNGVKGRSVDMVSTSPLQSQNGASVRERDWLVTLPRSDGSVLFMVFVAPEPQFDQLRPTYEQMLRTVRVK, via the coding sequence ATGTTGGATTTGAAATTCATGCGGTCTGTGGCGCTCGGACTGGTGCTGACCTTGGGTATCGCGCCGTCATGCAGCGCTTCGTCGCAGCATGTGCGGCAAGATGCTTCGGGACGGCTTCAACCGGACACGAGCAACATCTCGGTATCTCCCGAGGAGGAGATCAAACTCGGCCGGCAAGCGATGGCAGAGGTCGAGAAGCAGTTGCCGATCTTGCCGGACTCGAGCCCTGTATCGCAGTATGTGTCGCGCCTCGGCCAACGGCTTGCCGCAAACGCTCCGGGATACAAGTGGCCTTACGTTTTCAAAGTTGTAAATCAGAAGGACATCAATGCGTTCGCCATGCCGGGAGGCCCAGTCTATGTGAACGTGGGTACGATTCAGGCTGCGGACGAGTCTGAGTTGGCGGGCGTGATGGCGCACGAGATCAGCCACGTCGTGATGCGCCACTCCATGCGGCAGGCTTCGAAGTCGCAGTGGATACAGATTGGAGGTGCGCTTGGGAGTGCGGTTCTCGGCGGACTGCTGGGTAACGGCATGGGCGGCCAACTGGCGCAACTCGGCATACAGCTTGGAGCCGGCGGCGTAATCATGAAGTACTCGCGTGAGGCGGAGACCGAAGCCGATCTGATTGGTTCGCAAATCATGTACGACGCGGGCTTTAACCCATACGCGATGGTGGAGTTCTTCCAGGTTCTTGCTAAGCAGGGCGGCGGAGGCGGGCCGCAGTTCCTCTCCGACCACCCCAATCCGGGCAATCGCGCGCAAACGGTGGCGAACGTCATCAAGAAGTTTCCGAAAAAAGATTTCCCGCGTAATGACAGCGCAGAGTTCGCGTCGATGAAGCGGGTCGCAGATGGGCTCAAGCCGATGACCGGCCAGCAGATCGCCGCTCAGCAGAAGCAACAGCGTGGCGGCAGCATTCCTGGCGGCGGAGAAGCGCAGGTCATGCCGGCCGGCGGCTTCAAAGACTTTGACCAGGGAACCTTCACCATCAGCTATCCATCGAACTGGGAAGTTTTTGGCGACCAGCAATCGGGAGTCACGATCGCTCCGCGAGCGGGTGTGGCGGAGAATGCGATTGCGTACGGTGTGGTGATCAGTGGTGCGCGTCCGCAGGATCGCACTTCGCTGGACGATGCGACAAAGCAAATCGTCCAGACCATGCAGCAGCAGAACCCCGACATGAAAGCTGCCGGCAATCCGCAAAGCATCCGCGTAAACGGCGTGAAGGGGCGGTCGGTTGACATGGTGTCCACCTCGCCGCTGCAATCGCAAAACGGGGCGAGCGTGCGTGAGCGCGACTGGTTGGTCACGCTGCCGCGTTCTGATGGTTCGGTGCTCTTCATGGTGTTCGTTGCGCCGGAGCCGCAGTTCGATCAGCTTCGTCCAACTTACGAACAGATGCTGCGCACGGTTCGTGTCAAGTAA
- a CDS encoding AAA family ATPase, with amino-acid sequence MKTGLNAKLDPTRRSNDAQDFETAIRRKIVGQDAAIEKVAEIYQMFLAGLNPPGRPVGNLLFLGPTGSGKTRVVEALAESLFGDARAVIKIDCAEFQHSHEIAKLIGSPPGYLGHRETHPLLTQEALNQWHTEKLKLSILLFDEIEKASDALWQLLLGILDKATLTLGDNRRVDLSQCLIVMTSNLGAGEMNELLNGSLGFAQTPAHLDTRLDDKINRTAVEAARRKFSPEFMNRIDKIVVFRTLRSEHLEQILEIELGMVQQRILQATGNNQFVFSCTPKVKQFLLAEGTDPKYGARHLKRAIERCIVFPLANLVATGQIKLGDFIRIDMDNESKMQFVKEAEGALVPVLLEKYGPEFGAQAAKAGKQATGRRELGAASLLDHK; translated from the coding sequence ATGAAGACCGGACTCAACGCGAAGCTTGATCCCACCCGCCGCAGCAACGATGCGCAGGATTTTGAAACTGCGATACGCCGAAAGATCGTTGGCCAGGATGCGGCGATCGAGAAAGTTGCTGAAATTTACCAGATGTTCCTCGCCGGACTGAATCCTCCGGGACGTCCGGTTGGAAATTTGTTGTTTCTGGGGCCGACCGGCTCGGGCAAGACGCGAGTGGTTGAGGCATTGGCCGAGTCCCTGTTCGGCGATGCTCGTGCGGTGATCAAGATCGACTGTGCCGAATTTCAGCACTCACATGAAATTGCAAAATTGATCGGTTCGCCTCCTGGCTACCTCGGCCATCGCGAAACCCACCCCCTGCTCACGCAGGAGGCGCTAAACCAGTGGCACACGGAAAAGCTGAAGCTCTCTATCCTGCTCTTCGACGAGATCGAAAAGGCAAGCGACGCGCTTTGGCAGTTACTACTGGGCATCCTGGATAAGGCGACGCTGACGCTGGGCGACAATCGCCGCGTGGACTTGTCGCAGTGCCTGATCGTGATGACCTCGAATCTGGGTGCTGGCGAGATGAACGAGCTGCTTAATGGCTCGTTGGGTTTCGCCCAGACTCCGGCGCACCTCGACACGAGACTCGATGACAAGATCAACCGGACGGCTGTAGAAGCTGCGCGCCGCAAGTTTTCTCCCGAGTTCATGAACCGCATCGACAAGATCGTGGTATTCAGGACGCTGCGCTCGGAACATCTGGAGCAGATACTGGAAATCGAACTTGGGATGGTTCAGCAGCGCATCCTGCAGGCGACAGGGAACAATCAGTTTGTATTCAGCTGCACGCCGAAGGTGAAGCAGTTTTTGCTGGCAGAGGGCACGGACCCGAAGTACGGGGCGCGCCACCTGAAAAGGGCAATCGAGCGCTGCATCGTATTCCCACTGGCAAACCTGGTAGCGACCGGGCAGATTAAGCTGGGCGATTTCATTCGGATCGACATGGATAATGAAAGCAAGATGCAGTTCGTGAAGGAAGCCGAGGGCGCGCTGGTGCCGGTACTGCTGGAGAAATACGGGCCGGAGTTTGGCGCGCAGGCGGCTAAGGCGGGCAAGCAGGCCACCGGACGCCGGGAGCTTGGCGCTGCATCGCTGCTGGACCACAAGTAA
- a CDS encoding putative glycoside hydrolase — protein sequence MASPSAPAIAPSALAAVGGPGSATVADLNIAPGTALHEVKKGDSVPGIVRQYLPQTKFMTGSELEAGLRKTNLDLKGIWPKPGTTLIVPEFIAGPWIEKPVAKAKDYEVRAIYLTGTMAGSARGLEIIHKWRNAGGNAVVFDVKDSDGLVNVPFQHPLAPPTQRVAIRNLPKFTRYLHGLGLHAIARIAVFRDEHIAVHHPEMTIRSRRSGEPWKENGKLVWADPSRSEIWDYNIALARFAAESGADEVQFDYVRFPAEGDQKDAKFAYETEHPQWKRSDAVTHFLEKAHSQLWPMGVLLSLDVFGIMAWQRPVDLSHTGQNIPEMARHCDILSPMIYPSHFFGMDGYALPGDAAEHFISESMERFQKITAGSGVVLRPWLQAFGWKTKTYSPEYIITQVRVAHEKGGIGFLFWNASNDYGKPFAAMPVMRATPGKFFRGDEIGSTALPAVDKTLSQPDASSKGQ from the coding sequence ATGGCTTCGCCATCCGCACCGGCAATCGCCCCTTCCGCACTAGCTGCTGTTGGCGGCCCCGGGTCCGCGACTGTGGCGGATCTCAACATCGCGCCGGGAACTGCGCTGCATGAGGTAAAGAAGGGTGATAGCGTTCCCGGGATCGTCCGACAATATCTGCCGCAGACGAAGTTCATGACCGGCTCGGAGCTGGAAGCCGGCTTGCGCAAGACCAATCTCGATTTGAAGGGCATCTGGCCTAAGCCGGGCACCACCCTTATCGTCCCTGAATTCATCGCCGGACCTTGGATCGAGAAGCCAGTAGCGAAGGCGAAGGATTACGAGGTCCGCGCTATTTATCTGACGGGCACGATGGCTGGCAGCGCACGCGGGTTGGAGATCATCCACAAGTGGCGGAATGCTGGCGGCAACGCCGTCGTCTTCGACGTCAAGGACAGTGACGGGCTGGTCAATGTTCCGTTCCAGCATCCGCTGGCGCCGCCAACCCAGCGTGTCGCGATACGCAACCTCCCCAAGTTCACCCGCTATCTCCACGGGCTCGGCCTTCACGCGATTGCTCGCATTGCAGTCTTTCGCGACGAGCACATAGCCGTGCATCATCCTGAGATGACCATTCGCTCGCGTCGCTCTGGCGAGCCATGGAAAGAGAACGGCAAACTTGTCTGGGCGGATCCTTCGCGCAGCGAGATTTGGGATTACAACATCGCCCTCGCCCGCTTTGCGGCGGAGAGTGGGGCCGATGAAGTGCAGTTCGACTACGTTCGCTTCCCTGCCGAAGGCGATCAGAAGGACGCCAAATTCGCTTATGAAACCGAGCATCCCCAGTGGAAGCGCTCGGATGCCGTTACGCACTTCCTGGAAAAAGCGCACTCACAGTTGTGGCCCATGGGCGTCTTGCTCTCGCTCGACGTGTTCGGGATTATGGCCTGGCAGCGTCCCGTCGATCTCTCCCACACGGGCCAGAACATCCCCGAAATGGCCCGGCATTGCGACATACTTTCGCCAATGATCTATCCATCACACTTCTTCGGCATGGACGGATACGCCCTGCCCGGCGATGCGGCGGAGCACTTCATCTCCGAATCTATGGAGAGGTTCCAGAAAATCACCGCAGGCAGCGGCGTCGTGCTTCGCCCGTGGCTACAGGCGTTTGGATGGAAGACAAAAACTTATTCACCTGAATACATCATTACCCAGGTTCGCGTTGCACATGAGAAGGGCGGCATAGGCTTCCTTTTCTGGAATGCAAGCAATGACTACGGCAAGCCGTTCGCCGCCATGCCGGTCATGCGCGCCACTCCGGGCAAATTCTTTCGGGGCGACGAGATTGGCAGCACGGCACTCCCGGCGGTTGACAAAACCTTGTCGCAGCCCGATGCGTCCAGTAAGGGGCAATGA
- a CDS encoding branched-chain amino acid transaminase: MAIKKSDKIWHNGKMIAWDDATVHVMSHVVNYGSSVFEGIRCYNLPSGPAVFRAHEHMQRLLDSAKIYRIDTKFTREQLVEAMLDLVAVNGIWPCYIRPIILRGYGEIGVNPFNSPTEVYMANYAWGKYLGGGSPDDGVDVCVSSWTRMAPNTLPAMAKAGANYMNSQLIKMEAILNGYVEGIALDANGYVSEGSGENLFVVRGEKLLTAPLGNSVLPGITRDSVLRIAKELGIEVVEQVIPREMLYVADEVFFTGTAAEITAIRSVDKIVVANGKMGPITKTIHSELFGILQGAKPDRYNWLTPVPVTAKQPVGA, from the coding sequence ATGGCCATCAAGAAGTCCGACAAAATTTGGCATAACGGAAAGATGATCGCCTGGGACGACGCCACTGTCCATGTGATGTCGCACGTCGTCAACTACGGGTCATCGGTCTTCGAAGGCATCCGTTGCTATAACCTGCCCAGCGGCCCCGCAGTTTTTCGCGCGCATGAACACATGCAGCGCCTGCTGGATTCAGCAAAGATTTACCGCATTGACACCAAGTTCACCCGCGAACAGCTGGTCGAAGCCATGCTCGATCTCGTCGCCGTGAACGGCATTTGGCCCTGCTACATCCGCCCCATTATCCTGCGCGGATACGGCGAGATCGGCGTTAACCCGTTCAACTCTCCGACCGAGGTGTACATGGCGAACTACGCCTGGGGCAAGTATCTTGGCGGCGGATCTCCGGATGATGGTGTCGATGTCTGCGTCTCCAGTTGGACGCGCATGGCCCCGAACACCTTGCCGGCGATGGCAAAGGCCGGCGCGAACTACATGAACTCGCAGCTCATCAAGATGGAAGCCATTCTGAACGGCTACGTTGAAGGGATCGCGCTCGACGCAAACGGCTACGTCAGCGAAGGCTCGGGCGAGAACCTGTTCGTGGTGCGTGGCGAGAAATTGCTTACGGCGCCGCTCGGCAACTCCGTGCTGCCCGGCATTACTCGCGACTCCGTCCTGCGCATCGCGAAGGAACTCGGCATCGAAGTCGTCGAGCAGGTTATACCGCGCGAGATGCTTTACGTCGCCGACGAAGTCTTTTTCACCGGGACCGCGGCCGAAATTACTGCGATTCGCTCGGTCGATAAGATCGTGGTTGCCAACGGCAAGATGGGCCCGATCACCAAGACAATCCACTCCGAGCTTTTCGGAATCCTGCAAGGCGCCAAGCCAGATCGCTACAACTGGCTTACGCCCGTGCCTGTGACAGCCAAACAACCCGTCGGCGCGTAG
- a CDS encoding DinB family protein has product MTTASTAAMTPEFAVALRDFLLESVTGEFEATKKVVGAVLPGDYRPDPKSKTAPELAKHIVEVEVQFLHEIANGEFKMEPMFPDIPAEPKALAQWYEQEFPKAVQRVRDMTAEQLVKPVDFYGVMTMPVVKYLGFVDKHSVHHRGQLSTYLRPLGGKVPGIYGGSADEPWQG; this is encoded by the coding sequence ATGACCACTGCCAGCACTGCCGCTATGACACCTGAGTTCGCTGTCGCCTTGCGCGACTTCCTGCTTGAATCCGTGACAGGAGAGTTCGAAGCGACAAAGAAAGTTGTCGGCGCTGTTCTCCCCGGCGACTACCGTCCTGACCCGAAGTCGAAGACTGCCCCAGAACTTGCGAAGCACATTGTCGAGGTCGAAGTGCAATTCCTGCACGAGATCGCCAATGGCGAATTCAAGATGGAGCCCATGTTCCCAGACATCCCTGCCGAACCTAAAGCTCTTGCGCAATGGTACGAACAGGAGTTCCCGAAGGCCGTTCAGCGAGTGCGCGACATGACAGCCGAACAACTCGTTAAGCCTGTGGATTTCTACGGCGTAATGACCATGCCGGTCGTAAAGTATCTCGGCTTTGTTGACAAGCACAGCGTCCACCACCGAGGACAGCTATCGACGTATCTGCGCCCGCTTGGCGGCAAGGTGCCCGGCATCTATGGCGGCAGTGCCGACGAACCCTGGCAGGGATAG
- a CDS encoding cytochrome P450 yields MSSEMTSAYRPAEAFRRGSYHFPHGLKHNLLWYGARRLRPLDPLKFFSQLAREFGDIAHYQLGAKHIVFLSNPEYIREVLIVQHSNFIKERTQQRARILLGEGMITADGAVHRKQRQVAQPAFHRQQVPAYVDEIVRRAAALRDRWREDETLDVYREMMHLTLGTVSATLFNFELGEEVVPLNAGVGDIMQVYNALVLLPGINLLLGVPFTPLRKFVHARARLDATISRMIAERRKATARGAAEGRDLLPFMLASQAEMGWTDRDLRDQVITIFLAGYETMAIALTWTWYVLSQNPDARERMYAEVDAVLGSRAATCDDLPKLRYTEMVLAESMRLYPPAWAMGRQALADFELGPYRLPAGTTVLMSQFVTHRDPRYYPKPLRFDPERFTPEAKAARPRFSYFPFGMGPRQCIGEAFAWMEGVLVLATFAQRWRLEHVEGHKVEPQPLFTLRPKNGMPMRVAACR; encoded by the coding sequence ATGTCCTCCGAGATGACGTCTGCTTATCGTCCCGCCGAAGCGTTTCGGCGCGGGTCGTATCATTTTCCGCACGGGCTGAAGCACAACCTGCTTTGGTACGGTGCGCGGCGGTTGCGTCCACTCGATCCGCTTAAGTTTTTCTCGCAACTCGCTCGCGAGTTCGGCGACATCGCGCACTACCAGCTTGGCGCGAAGCACATCGTGTTTCTGAGCAATCCAGAGTACATTCGCGAAGTGCTGATCGTGCAGCACTCCAACTTCATCAAGGAGCGTACGCAGCAGCGGGCGAGAATCCTGTTGGGCGAAGGCATGATCACCGCCGATGGCGCGGTGCACAGAAAGCAACGCCAGGTAGCGCAGCCTGCATTCCATCGCCAGCAGGTGCCTGCATATGTGGATGAAATCGTGCGGCGCGCGGCGGCGCTGCGCGATCGTTGGCGGGAGGACGAAACGCTCGACGTCTATCGCGAGATGATGCACCTTACCCTAGGCACGGTTTCGGCGACGCTGTTCAACTTCGAACTGGGCGAAGAAGTTGTGCCGCTGAACGCCGGAGTCGGCGACATCATGCAGGTTTATAACGCGCTGGTGTTGCTGCCGGGGATTAACCTGCTGCTTGGCGTGCCTTTCACGCCGCTGCGGAAATTCGTTCATGCCCGCGCTCGGCTGGACGCAACGATTTCGCGAATGATTGCCGAGCGTCGCAAGGCGACTGCGCGCGGGGCGGCAGAAGGGCGCGACCTGCTGCCCTTCATGCTCGCGTCACAGGCGGAGATGGGCTGGACAGACCGCGACCTGCGCGATCAGGTGATAACGATTTTCCTCGCCGGTTACGAAACCATGGCCATCGCACTGACGTGGACGTGGTATGTGCTATCACAGAATCCTGACGCCCGCGAACGCATGTACGCCGAGGTCGATGCGGTGCTCGGGTCGCGCGCGGCAACCTGCGACGATCTGCCAAAACTGCGTTACACCGAGATGGTGCTGGCCGAGTCGATGCGCTTGTATCCGCCGGCGTGGGCGATGGGGAGACAGGCGCTAGCTGACTTTGAGCTCGGGCCGTATCGACTGCCGGCCGGCACGACCGTCCTGATGAGCCAGTTCGTCACGCATCGCGATCCGCGGTATTACCCCAAGCCGCTGCGATTTGATCCTGAGCGGTTTACCCCGGAGGCAAAAGCCGCGCGGCCGCGGTTTTCGTATTTCCCGTTTGGCATGGGCCCACGGCAGTGTATCGGCGAGGCGTTCGCGTGGATGGAGGGAGTGCTGGTGCTGGCTACGTTCGCGCAACGTTGGCGCTTGGAGCACGTCGAGGGACACAAGGTTGAGCCGCAACCGCTGTTCACGCTGAGACCGAAGAACGGGATGCCTATGCGAGTAGCCGCTTGCCGATGA
- a CDS encoding type IV pilus twitching motility protein PilT — protein MHIDDLLRTAMERKASDLHLKVGNYPHIRVDGDLVALSDQPRVSAEDMLNMAFSMMSNRQKQKFKESAELDMAYGVAGLGRFRVNVFQQRGNVGLVLRVIPTKIRALDELYMPQIIEKICEEARGLVLVTGVTGSGKSTTLAAMIDRINSTRPEHIITIEDPIEFLHRDKKGFVNQREVEVDTPSFGSALRASLRQDPDVILVGEMRDLETISTALHAAETGHMVFSTLHTLDAVETINRIISVFPPPEQKQIRLQLAATLKAVVSQRLVRRADGAGRVPAVEVLVSTAYIRECIMTPEKTRNIKEALSQGVSQYGMQTFDQSLYDLYTQGLIAYDTALDNASNPDDFKLRVQGISGTAESTRDEMQSSGFGGR, from the coding sequence ATGCACATTGACGATTTGTTACGCACCGCGATGGAGCGCAAAGCTTCGGATTTGCACCTCAAGGTCGGCAACTACCCGCACATAAGGGTTGACGGCGATCTTGTGGCGCTGAGCGACCAGCCTCGCGTTAGCGCCGAAGACATGCTGAACATGGCGTTCAGCATGATGTCGAACCGGCAGAAGCAGAAGTTCAAGGAATCCGCCGAACTCGATATGGCTTATGGCGTCGCCGGCCTGGGCCGTTTCCGCGTCAACGTCTTCCAGCAGCGCGGCAACGTGGGCCTCGTGCTTCGCGTCATTCCGACCAAGATTCGCGCGCTCGATGAGCTCTACATGCCGCAGATCATCGAAAAGATATGCGAAGAAGCCCGCGGACTAGTGCTCGTCACCGGTGTCACCGGTTCAGGTAAGTCCACGACGCTGGCGGCCATGATCGACCGCATCAACTCCACGCGTCCGGAGCACATCATCACCATTGAAGATCCGATCGAGTTCCTGCATCGTGACAAGAAAGGCTTCGTCAACCAGCGCGAGGTGGAAGTGGATACGCCTTCGTTCGGTTCGGCGCTGCGCGCCAGTCTGCGCCAGGACCCCGACGTCATCCTCGTCGGCGAAATGCGCGATCTGGAGACGATCTCGACCGCGCTGCACGCCGCTGAAACCGGTCACATGGTCTTCTCGACTTTGCACACGCTGGATGCCGTGGAAACGATCAACCGCATCATCTCGGTCTTCCCACCGCCTGAGCAGAAGCAGATTCGCCTGCAACTGGCCGCTACTCTGAAGGCGGTGGTCAGCCAGCGATTGGTTCGCCGCGCAGATGGTGCCGGCCGCGTCCCTGCCGTCGAGGTGCTCGTCAGCACCGCGTACATCCGTGAGTGCATCATGACTCCGGAGAAGACGCGCAACATCAAGGAAGCGCTGTCGCAAGGTGTGTCGCAATACGGCATGCAGACCTTCGACCAGTCGCTCTACGATCTCTATACGCAAGGGCTCATCGCGTACGATACCGCGCTGGACAATGCCTCCAACCCGGACGACTTCAAGCTGCGTGTCCAGGGAATCTCTGGAACGGCGGAATCAACCAGGGACGAGATGCAGTCCTCGGGGTTCGGCGGACGTTGA
- a CDS encoding regulatory protein RecX, with product MTFKRSNRTYDEASLYEYAVGALGRRMRTVVELKRLMRTRVGKQADGDTLVGAVITRLKDHHYLDDSHFAAVYSSFRKDNEKFGRMRVKQDLKLKGVQEEVIEQAVTAVYDGISDEQQARRFLSRKRLKKPTDQKETARIFRTMVRAGFGTRTIVGILKNWDVEDETLMLLEQEQAEAETRIEDEEA from the coding sequence GTGACCTTCAAGCGGAGCAACAGGACCTACGACGAAGCCTCTCTTTACGAGTACGCGGTTGGCGCGCTGGGACGGCGCATGCGTACCGTCGTGGAACTGAAGCGCCTGATGCGCACCAGGGTCGGCAAGCAGGCAGATGGCGATACGCTCGTCGGCGCCGTCATTACGCGTCTGAAAGATCATCACTATCTGGATGATTCGCACTTCGCTGCCGTCTATTCGAGCTTCCGTAAGGACAACGAAAAATTCGGAAGAATGCGCGTTAAGCAGGACCTGAAGCTCAAGGGCGTCCAGGAAGAGGTTATCGAGCAGGCTGTGACCGCCGTGTATGACGGCATTAGCGACGAGCAGCAGGCGCGCAGGTTCCTGAGCCGCAAGCGCCTGAAGAAACCAACCGACCAGAAAGAAACTGCACGCATCTTCCGCACGATGGTGAGAGCTGGCTTCGGCACGCGCACGATTGTTGGTATCCTGAAAAACTGGGACGTTGAAGACGAGACGCTGATGCTGCTGGAACAGGAGCAGGCAGAAGCCGAAACCAGAATCGAGGACGAGGAAGCTTGA